One window of the Pieris brassicae chromosome 2, ilPieBrab1.1, whole genome shotgun sequence genome contains the following:
- the LOC123718900 gene encoding polypeptide N-acetylgalactosaminyltransferase 2-like, with the protein MRRNLKILSLLGAAWMFFMFYYMQPDTVPSKEENIALRLIKQHADIEEPESSPISLEEYGTGSTGKYFDEAGYVAGGAKDNDPYLRNRFNQVASDALPSNRGVPDTRNAMCRLKKYDEDLPETSVIITFHNEARSTLLRTIVSVLNRSPEHLIKEIILVDDFSDNPEDGAALRAIRKVHVIRNTKREGLMRSRVRGADAATAPVLTFLDSHVECNVHWLEPLLKRIKEDPTRVVCPVIDVISMDTFQYIGASADLRGGFDWNLVFKWEYLSHAERSGRLSDPTQVIRTPMIAGGLFSMDRAYFNKLGKYDMRMDVWGGENLEISFRVWQCGGSLEIVPCSRVGHVFRKRHPYTFPGGSGAVFARNTRRAAEVWMDDYKELYYRSQPLAKQVDFGDISERKSLREKLHCKPFRWYLEHVYPELQVPAFAGGYRTIRQGNRCLDTMGHLVDGTLGLYPCHNSGGNQEWLYDNGLIRHHTLCISLSDDRVTAVLAPCDQSDDSQLWKIKGSMIKHSKLDACLDSDRPSLYLTKCDRSKSSQLFNY; encoded by the exons GAAGAAAACATAGCACTTAGATTAATAAAGCAGCATGCAGACATAGAAGAACCTGAGAGCAGTCCGATATCACTCGAGGAGTATGGCACAGGCAGTACTGGAAAGTACTTCGATGAGGCAGGCTATGTCGCTGGTGGGGCAAAGGACAATGACCCCTACCTCAGGAACAGATTCAATCAGGTGGCTTCCGATGCGTTACCTAGCAACCGAGGTGTGCCTGATACGAGAAATGCTAT gTGCCGGCTGAAAAAATACGACGAAGATTTGCCCGAAACCAGCGTTATCATAACCTTTCATAATGAAGCGCGATCTACTCTCCTAAGAACCATTGTcag cgTGTTGAATCGAAGCCCAGAACATCTAATTAAGGAAATAATTCTAGTCGACGACTTTAGTGATAACC CTGAAGACGGCGCTGCACTCAGAGCAATACGAAAAGTGCATGTCATTAGAAACACAAAGAGAGAAGGTCTCATGAGATCTCGGGTCCGTGGTGCAGATGCAGCAACCGCACCGGTACTCACCTTTTTAGACTCACATGTGGAGTGCAACGTTCATTGGCTGGAGCCACTGCTTAAGAGGATTAAAGAg GATCCAACGCGGGTAGTGTGCCCAGTTATAGACGTGATCAGCATGGATACGTTCCAGTACATTGGTGCATCAGCGGACTTACGCGGCGGCTTCGATTGGAACTTGGTATTCAAG tGGGAATATCTATCGCATGCTGAACGAAGTGGCCGCCTCAGTGACCCAACCCAAGTGATCCGTACGCCCATGATCGCTGGGGGTCTCTTCAGTATGGATCGGGCATATTTCAACAAACTCGGCAAATACGATATGAGGATGGACGTCTGGGGAGGAGAGAACCTTGAAATCTCTTTCAG AGTATGGCAATGTGGTGGTTCCCTAGAGATAGTTCCATGCTCTCGCGTGGGACATGTCTTCAGGAAGCGTCATCCGTACACCTTCCCTGGGGGATCTGGAGCTGTCTTTGCGAGGAACACCAGAAGAGCTGCTGAGGTGTGGATGGATGATTATAAGGAACTATACTATCGCTCACAACCCCTTGCTAAACAAGTTGATTTTGGAGA CATTTCCGAGCGAAAATCTCTAAGAGAAAAGTTACACTGCAAACCGTTCCGTTGGTACCTCGAACATGTTTATCCAGAGCTCCAGGTGCCCGCGTTTGCTGGAGGTTACCGCACGATACGGCAGGGGAACAGATGTCTGGACACTATGGGTCATCTCGTTGATGGCACCTTGG GTCTCTACCCATGCCACAACTCAGGCGGGAACCAAGAGTGGTTATACGACAACGGCCTAATCCGGCACCACACGCTCTGTATATCGCTTTCTGATGATAGAGTGACAGCAGTTCTCGCTCCTTGTGACCAATCTGATGACTCCCAGCTTTGGAAGATCAAGGGATCAATGATAAAGCATTCGAAGTTAGACGCATGTCTGGACTCGGATAGACCTTCCTTATACTTAACAAAATGTGATAGAAGTAAATCCAGTCAACTTTTTAACTATTGA
- the LOC123718894 gene encoding ATP-binding cassette sub-family G member 1-like gives MEIQMSSPLGRAHLSHLPQRPPINLSFQDLSYTVSNGKVSKFILRSINGEFRSGQLTAILGPSGAGKSTLLNVLAGYRVLGASGVISTNGNPRDVNLFRKLSRYIMQDDLLQPLITVQEAMLMAADLKLGDNLDRAKKTVVVEEIIQLLRLNKARNTVTENLSGGERKRLAIALELVNNPPVIFLDEPTTGLDDVASSTCVSLLKRVARGGRTVICSVHTPSARLFSVFDQVYVVADGRCAYQGTSAGVVPFLQEIGLPCPTTYNPADFIIEVSSGEYGSHVDKMVQGVENGRCQRWKSYAIEEYQHGEEEIEQLNTEVIEKHNYHYESTGYQQFKVLARRMVLQTFRNRGYLWLRFSMHLFIGTIIGSLFTNIGFDGSKTLYNFGFCFACILAMLYTPMMPILLAFPTEVMLIKREYFNRWYGLKPYFAAMVVSRTPATIFFTLIYLAIVYPATAQPMELTRILMFVSTCILVALVAESMGTVISSTLSIVNSMFVGPVVTVPLMLLSVYGIGNGDDPPPIIWKMARACSFMRYGLEGLIVAIYGDSRADLVCPEDVDYCEYKNVKYFVKLMGMSQVCYWFDMCMLFVMLLTLNLVAYYLLRQRLSPNYAFRAIKLIGRFIKNRMNSSH, from the exons ATGGAGATACAGATGTCATCACCTCTGGGGCGAGCCCACCTCTCTCATCTTCCGCAACGACCACCAATAAACCTCAGCTTTCAAGATTTATCTTACACCGTATCCAATGGAAAAG TATCCAAGTTTATCCTGCGCAGCATTAATGGAGAGTTTCGATCTGGGCAATTAACTGCCATCTTGGGTCCTTCAGGAGCGGGAAAGAGCACATTGCTGAATGTCCTAGCTGGTTACAG aGTTTTAGGTGCTTCGGGGGTAATCAGCACCAATGGAAATCCCAGAGACGTTAATCTCTTCAGGAAGCTGTCCAGATATATCATGCAAGATGATCTCCTACAGCCCCTCATCACCGTTCAAGAAGCGATGTTGATGGCTGCTGACTTGAAGCTTGGCGATAACTTGGACAGGGCCAAGAAGACTGTCGTT GTGGAGGAAATAATTCAACTTCTCAGACTTAACAAAGCCAGAAACACAGTTACTGAAAATCTGTCTGGCGGCGAAAGGAAACGTCTTGCCATTGCTCTGGAATTGGTTAACAATCCGCCTGTTATTTTCCTTGATGAGCCTACCAC AGGATTAGACGACGTGGCATCATCGACTTGCGTATCGCTATTAAAACGGGTTGCCCGTGGAGGCCGTACTGTTATTTGTTCAGTCCACACGCCCTCGGCGCGATTATTCTCTGTATTTGACCAAGTATACGTTGTAGCTGATGGCAGATGCGCTTATCAGGGAACTTCAGCTGGGGTTGTACCGTTCTTACAGGAAATAGGCTTACCGTGTCCGACGACGTATAATCCAGCTGATTTTA tAATTGAAGTATCAAGTGGAGAATATGGATCCCATGTTGATAAAATGGTACAAGGAGTAGAAAATGGTCGATGCCAACGGTGGAAAAGCTACGCTATAGAAGAGTACCAGCATGGAGAAGAAGAGATAGAACAATTGAATACAGAGGTGATAGAGAAACACAATTACCATTACGAAAGTACTGGGTACCAGCAGTTCAAGGTGCTGGCTAGACGAATGGTGTTGCAAACATTCAGGAATAGG GGCTACTTGTGGCTTAGGTTCTCTATGCACCTCTTCATTGGAACTATCATAGGATCTCTATTCACGAACATCGGCTTTGACGGTTCGAAAACGTTATACAATTTTGGATTCTGCTTTGCCTGCATCCTTGCAATGTTGTACACACCGATGATGCCTATTTTACTTGCTT tTCCTACAGAAGTGATGCTTATAAAACGGGAGTACTTTAACAGATGGTACGGCCTGAAACCATACTTTGCGGCCATGGTTGTATCAAGGACGCCTGCGACAATTTTCTTCACTCTTATATACTTGGCTATTGTGTATCCTGCCACTGCGCAGCCAATGGAGCTAACGCGAATTCTGATGTTCGTTAGTACTTGTATACTGGTTGCATTAGTTGCTGAATCTATGGGAACTGTTATATCTTCTACATTAAGTATAGTG aaCTCAATGTTCGTCGGTCCAGTAGTAACAGTTCCTCTCATGTTATTATCAGTATATGGTATTGGTAACGGTGATGACCCACCTCCTATAATTTGGAAGATGGCAAGGGCCTGTTCTTTCATGCGATATGGACTCGAAGGACTGATTGTTGCCATTTATGGAGACTCGAGGGCAGACCTGGTATGTCCCGAGGACGTAGATTATTgcgaatataaaaatgttaa GTATTTCGTCAAGCTAATGGGTATGTCTCAAGTATGCTATTGGTTTGACATGTGCATGTTATTCGTTATGCTGCTCACATTGAACCTAGTGGCTTACTACTTGCTACGTCAAAGACTTTCGCCTAACTACGCCTTTAGAGCTATTAAACTTATTGGCAGATTTATCAAGAACAGAATGAACAGTTCACATTAG